A DNA window from Halomicrobium mukohataei DSM 12286 contains the following coding sequences:
- a CDS encoding glycosyltransferase, translated as MEVIGGLAQGTDVYEPFSDEFDYKKVKIPANPISITSIPKILDKTTGDVVYAIKPRTFSFGVGILNKAINNVPIILDIDDWERGLHIESKHNTDHYLIKSILDPNGYYSTKLLSPFITRADKITTVSQFLQQKYQADYIIPHARDTSWLNPKNTDQKKMKKKYGVINQRVAMFLGQPRTHKGVEIILQSVQRSKIPNIEVMMVNAENNKIKKLNREYENLTLIDPFSFSNLPQFLSMADVVIIPQEESPASVGQVPAKLIDAMAMKKPIISTNIGDIPEILNECGIVVEPENVSQVVGAIETILEDDELRNSMREAARKKCVNEYSMKNASDKLTEVISEVI; from the coding sequence GTGGAAGTCATTGGAGGGCTCGCACAAGGAACCGATGTCTACGAGCCCTTTTCTGACGAGTTTGATTATAAGAAGGTTAAAATACCGGCTAACCCGATCTCTATCACATCCATCCCTAAAATATTGGATAAGACGACTGGTGACGTCGTGTATGCTATAAAACCAAGAACATTTAGCTTCGGTGTAGGAATTCTGAACAAGGCAATAAATAATGTACCAATCATACTCGATATCGACGATTGGGAAAGGGGCCTTCATATTGAATCGAAACATAATACCGATCATTATTTAATTAAGTCGATTTTAGATCCTAATGGATACTACTCCACGAAACTTTTGTCGCCATTCATCACAAGAGCTGATAAAATAACCACCGTCTCTCAGTTTCTGCAGCAAAAATATCAAGCAGACTATATTATTCCGCATGCTAGGGATACCTCTTGGCTAAACCCCAAGAATACAGATCAGAAGAAAATGAAAAAGAAATATGGGGTCATAAACCAAAGAGTAGCAATGTTCCTTGGTCAACCGCGTACTCACAAGGGGGTCGAAATCATTTTGCAGTCCGTCCAAAGATCGAAAATACCAAATATCGAAGTCATGATGGTCAATGCAGAAAATAATAAAATAAAAAAACTCAATAGAGAATATGAAAATCTGACTCTTATAGATCCATTTTCGTTTTCTAACCTTCCCCAATTTTTGTCGATGGCTGATGTTGTGATTATACCTCAGGAAGAATCTCCAGCATCTGTAGGACAAGTTCCAGCCAAGTTAATTGACGCTATGGCAATGAAGAAGCCCATTATTTCCACAAATATAGGAGATATTCCAGAGATACTAAATGAGTGTGGAATCGTTGTCGAGCCTGAAAACGTTTCACAGGTGGTTGGCGCTATTGAGACGATACTCGAGGACGATGAATTGCGAAACTCGATGAGGGAGGCAGCGAGAAAGAAATGTGTGAATGAATATTCGATGAAAAATGCCAGTGACAAGCTAACAGAAGTTATTTCAGAAGTAATATGA